Proteins from one Triplophysa dalaica isolate WHDGS20190420 chromosome 6, ASM1584641v1, whole genome shotgun sequence genomic window:
- the cxcr4a gene encoding C-X-C chemokine receptor type 4a yields the protein MAYYEHIYFDDDLSSDNSSDFGSGDIGANLDAPCDVEVSHDFQRIFLPTVYGIIFVLGLIGNGFVVLVMGCQRKSRTMTDKYRLHLSVADLLFVLTLPFWAVDAAKDWCFGGFMCVTVHMIYTVNLYSSVLILAFISLDRYLAVVRATNSQGPRKLLANRIIYVGVWLPAALLTVPDLVFAKAESSSIQTFCERIYPQDSYKTWVAIFRFQHILVGFVLPGLVILICYCIIISKLSRGSKGTQKRKALKTTVVLILCFFICWLPYCGGILLDTLMMLEVIPHSCELEQGLQKWIFVTEALAYFHCCLNPILYAFLGVKFKKSARSALSPSRGSSLKILPKKRGGMSSVSTESESSSFQSS from the exons ATGGCATATTACGAA CATATCTATTTCGACGATGATTTATCATCCGATAACAGCTCGGACTTCGGCTCCGGGGACATCGGAGCCAACCTCGATGCCCCATGCGACGTGGAAGTCAGTCACGACTTCCAGCGGATCTTTCTTCCCACCGTGTACGGGATCATATTTGTTTTGGGCTTAATCGGAAACGGATTCGTGGTTTTGGTGATGGGCTGCCAGAGAAAATCCAGAACCATGACGGACAAGTACCGTCTGCATCTCTCCGTGGCGGACCTTCTGTTCGTGCTCACCCTGCCGTTCTGGGCCGTAGACGCGGCCAAAGACTGGTGCTTCGGTGGTTTTATGTGCGTGACCGTGCACATGATTTACACGGTCAATTTATACAGCAGCGTGCTGATCCTCGCCTTTATCAGTTTGGACCGGTACCTCGCCGTGGTGCGGGCCACGAACAGCCAAGGTCCGAGGAAACTTCTGGCCAATCGCATCATTTACGTGGGCGTGTGGCTCCCCGCGGCGCTCCTCACGGTACCCGACCTGGTGTTCGCAAAGGCGGAGTCGAGCTCCATCCAAACCTTTTGCGAGCGAATCTACCCGCAGGACTCTTACAAAACATGGGTGGCGATTTTCCGCTTTCAGCACATCCTGGTGGGCTTCGTGCTGCCCGGGCTCGTGATTCTCATCTGCTACTGCATCATCATCTCCAAGCTGTCGCGCGGCTCCAAGGGAACGCAGAAGCGCAAAGCGCTCAAGACCACCGTGGTTCTGATCTTGTGCTTTTTCATCTGCTGGTTGCCGTATTGTGGAGGGATCCTGCTGGACACTTTGATGATGTTGGAGGTGATTCCTCACAGCTGCGAGCTGGAGCAGGGGCTGCAGAAGTGGATCTTCGTGACGGAGGCTCTGGCGTACTTTCACTGCTGTCTCAACCCGATCCTGTACGCGTTTCTCGGAGTGAAGTTCAAGAAAAGCGCCCGCAGCGCGCTCTCCCCAAGCCGGGGGTCCAGTCTGAAGATTCTGCCAAAGAAGAGAGGCGGTATGTCATCTGTATCAACAGAGTCCGAATCTTCCAGCTTTCAATCTAGTTAA